Proteins encoded by one window of Candidatus Deferrimicrobiaceae bacterium:
- a CDS encoding acyltransferase — MANDIEAARKRVKEFIRGPERYLKIPYEGTDLNPREYWHKIVLQSRLRFLRQSLVIFVCTILPSGEFKNRLLRSIGMNIGKDAFIAPLVFMDIEFPSLLTIGDGAVVGTMTKILTHEVTIKSVRLGKTEIGKQALVGAGSVIRCGVTIGEGAVVAMNSFVNRDVPPFQVVGGSPLQDVKKLDKLI; from the coding sequence ATGGCGAACGATATCGAAGCCGCAAGGAAAAGGGTGAAAGAGTTCATCAGGGGACCGGAGCGGTACCTGAAGATCCCTTACGAGGGAACGGACCTCAACCCGCGGGAGTACTGGCACAAGATCGTTTTGCAGAGCCGGCTCCGGTTTCTCCGGCAGTCCCTCGTCATCTTCGTGTGCACGATCCTGCCGTCGGGGGAATTCAAGAACCGGCTTCTCCGATCGATCGGGATGAACATCGGGAAGGATGCGTTCATCGCCCCGCTCGTCTTCATGGATATCGAATTCCCCTCCCTTCTCACCATCGGGGACGGGGCGGTCGTCGGGACGATGACGAAGATCCTGACCCACGAGGTGACGATCAAAAGCGTACGCCTGGGCAAAACGGAGATCGGGAAGCAGGCGCTCGTGGGAGCGGGATCCGTCATCCGCTGCGGGGTGACGATCGGCGAGGGCGCGGTGGTGGCGATGAACTCCTTCGTGAACCGGGACGTGCCTCCCTTCCAGGTCGTCGGGGGGAGCCCGCTCCAGGACGTGAAGAAGCTGGATAAACTGATCTGA
- a CDS encoding alpha/beta hydrolase, whose protein sequence is MSDCNPTNTGRTDAVVLLHGLGGKDWNLRYLGRRFARSGLAVRYHHYPSRTGNLEEIARGLAETVTRTEGRKVHLLGHSLGGIVIAKMLETTPPANVGRVAFLGCPIGGSAAITALSGNRFGRRLLGPVAREGVVERRPHAPVDRELLVVAGTLPMGIGLLTGLPRPHDGWVQVSETRIEGARLVTSRAFHFGLLFSRNVADLLCAFFSGEI, encoded by the coding sequence TTGTCGGACTGCAATCCAACGAATACGGGCCGTACCGACGCCGTCGTCCTTCTGCACGGCCTCGGGGGGAAGGACTGGAATCTGCGGTACCTGGGCCGGCGGTTTGCCCGATCCGGCCTGGCGGTGCGATACCACCACTATCCTTCCCGGACCGGAAACCTGGAGGAGATCGCGAGGGGGCTTGCCGAGACGGTAACGCGCACGGAGGGGAGGAAGGTACATCTGTTGGGACATAGCCTGGGGGGAATCGTCATCGCGAAGATGCTGGAAACCACTCCGCCGGCGAACGTGGGACGGGTGGCGTTCCTGGGATGCCCCATCGGGGGAAGCGCGGCGATCACGGCGCTCTCCGGGAACCGCTTTGGCCGCCGTCTCCTCGGCCCCGTGGCGAGGGAGGGGGTTGTGGAAAGAAGGCCCCACGCGCCCGTGGACCGGGAACTGCTCGTCGTGGCGGGGACCCTTCCGATGGGGATCGGCCTCCTGACCGGTCTGCCGCGTCCTCATGACGGGTGGGTTCAGGTATCGGAAACCCGGATCGAAGGGGCCAGGCTGGTGACCTCGCGCGCCTTCCATTTCGGGCTGCTGTTTTCGCGGAATGTCGCCGATCTCCTTTGCGCCTTCTTTTCCGGAGAGATATAG